In Planococcus sp. MB-3u-03, the DNA window TGCCTGACGCTTACGCGAACGCAGTCGAAGAAGCAGGCATCAACCCGGTTGACCGCCCTGAAATCGACATTGAAAAATTGGAAAAGAACGAGCCGTTGGTATTCACTGCTAAAGTAACAGTGAAACCTGAAGTAGAACTTGGCGAATACAAAGGCCTTGAAGTTTCCAAAGAAGACACGAACGTGACGGATGAGGAAATCGAAGAGCAATTGAAAGAAAGCCAAGAACGCATGGCTGAATTGACTGTCAAAGAAGACGGACAAGTTGAAAACGGCGACACAGCTGTCATCGACTTTGAAGGATTCGTAGACGGAGAAGCGTTTGAAGGCGGAGCAGGCAACGACTACTCCCTAGAAATCGGTTCTAACTCATTCATCCCAGGCTTCGAAGAGCAATTGATCGGCGCTAAAACGGGCGAACAAAAAGACGTAGAAGTCACTTTCCCTGAAGAATACCACGCTGAAGAGCTTGCTGGAAAATCGGCAACATTCAAAGTGACGGTAAACGAAGTGAAAGCGAAAGAACTTCCTGAACTGAACGATGAGTTCGCTAAAGAACTTGACGAAGAAGTAGACGGCCTTGACGCACTTCGCACGAAAATGAAAGAAAACTTGAAAGCGGAGAAAGACAACGCTTCTGAAACACAAATGCGCGATCAGCTTGTACAAAAAGCGGCAGAAAACGCTACAGTTGAAATCCCGCAAGCGATGATCGATTCTGAAATCGACCGCATGATGCAAGACTTCGAACAACGCCTAAGCCAGCAAGGCATGAACAAGGAATTGTACTTCCAGTTCTCAGGCCAAGACGAAGACGCTCTTCGCGAGCAAATGAAGGCTGATGCTGAAACACGCGTACGCGTATCATTGACGCTTGAAGCAATCGCGAAAGCAGAAAACATGGAAGTCACTTCTGAAGACATCGACAAAGAGCTTGAGAAAATGGCTGGCCAATTCAACATGGACGCTGAACAAATCAAAACAGCTCTAGGCGGCACTGAAATGCTAGAAAACGACATCCGTATGCAGAACACGGTTGAGTTCCTAGTGGAGAACGCTAAAATCTCTGACGCAAAAGCTGCTGAATAACACATAAGATTTTTAATAGGACAAGGTGCGGCAACCGCACCTTGTTTTCTATACATAATGGCAAACAAAAATGAATGGCTTTTGCTGATCTCATAAATATTTATACTTTTAATGAGTTTAAATTAGCCGTAACACTACGGAGACTCCCGCGGGATAGCGAGACAGACGAGACCCCGCAAGAAGCGTAGCTTCTGAGGAGGCTTGCGCTCGCCCGCAGGAAAGCGTAGTAGTTTTACGGCGATTTTACCAGCTGAAGAAGTGTGGTTTTCTAAACAACTGCGTTATGACACTGCCGACAAATTCAAGTTCCTACATATAAAGGCAGTTTCTTTGGAATAGTTCTAATTAGTTGATACAATCATATTAATCTTGTAAGATAATGGCTTGAATAGGGGGTGACTACATTGTTCAAATTCAATGATGAAAAAGAACATTTGAAATGTTCGTTTTGCGGAAAACCGCAGGAACAAGTTCGTAAACTGGTCGCAGGGCCAGGTGTATATATTTGCGACGAGTGCATCGAGCTTTGCACGGAAATCGTAGAAGAGGAACTCGGAACAGAAGAAGAAACTGAGTTCAAGGAAGTACCAAAACCTAAAGAAATCATGGATATCCTTGGTGGTTATGTAATTGGCCAGGACAAGGCGAAAAAATCCTTGGCAGTAGCGGTTTACAACCATTACAAACGCGTCAATTCCCAAAGCAAGATCGACGATGTCGAACTTTCGAAATCGAATATCGTCTTGATCGGGCCAACAGGGAGCGGGAAAACCTTGCTAGCGCAAACACTCGCGCGCATCCTGAATGTGCCGTTTGCAATTGCGGATGCAACATCGCTTACTGAAGCTGGTTATGTCGGGGAAGATGTCGAGAACATCTTGCTCAAATTGATCCAAGCTGCAGACTACGATGTGGATCGTGCAGAAAAAGGCATCATTTATATCGATGAAATCGATAAAGTGGCACGCAAATCCGAGAACCCGTCGATTACACGCGACGTTTCCGGTGAAGGCGTACAACAAGCTTTATTGAAAATCCTGGAAGGCACGACGGCGAGCGTTCCCCCACAAGGCGGGCGCAAGCATCCTCATCAGGAATTCATCCAAATCGATACGACGAACGTCCTGTTCATCGTAGGCGGTGCGTTTGACGGAGTCGACCAAATCATCAAACGCCGCCTCGGCAATAAAATCATCGGCTTCGGTGCAGATCCGAACAAAGAAGAAATGGATGAAAAGTCCCTTCTTAGCCAATTAATCCCAGAGGACTTGTTGAAATTCGGCTTGATCCCTGAATTTATCGGCCGTTTGCCAGTGCTCGCAAGCCTTGAGCAATTGGATGAAAATGCACTCGTGCAGATTTTGACAGAGCCGAAAAACGCACTCATCAAGCAATACCAGAAAATGATGGAGCTTGACGGTGTTACATTGACATTCGAACACGACGCGCTGATCGAAATTTCACGCCTCGCCATCGAGCGGAAAACAGGCGCTCGCGGATTGCGCTCAATCATCGAGAACATCATGCTTGATGTCATGTATGATTTGCCATCCCGTGAAGATATCGTCGAATGCATCATTACGAAAGAAACAGTGACCGAGAATTCACAGCCGAAATTGATGCTGGAAGACGGCACTGAGTACGATAACGGCAATAACGAAAAAACATCCGCTTAAGTTTTGGGCTGATGCACAAGAATAGGATGATACGGGCTGACTCTGAATCGTGCACATCCGCGCGTATGGGAGTCAGCCCTTTTTCCACGAAAAAACAACAGTCTTCGAGATAATTGGCGCAGACTGACAGAGAGAAAGAGAAATGACGGAGGTGCACTTAATTATGGCGAAGAAAAAAGTGACAAAACAAGTCCCGCTCTTGCCACTCCGCGGACTGCTCGTCTTCCCGTCGATGGTCCTGCATATTGATGTCGGCCGGGAGCGTTCAGTAGCAGCGCTTGAGCAAGCGATGATGGATGACCAAATCGTCTTTTTGGCGACCCAGAAAGATATGGCAGTAGAACAGCCAGACAAAGACGATTTGCATAAAATCGGTACTTTGGCTTACGTAAAACAAATGCTGAAATTGCCGAATGGTACGATCCGCGTGTTGGTGGAAGGCCTTGAACGCGGCCAGTGGAACCAGTACGAGGACGGCGAGAAATTCACGCAAGTGGAAGTGACGTCATTCCCGGATGAACCGGAGCGCGATGCAGAGCAAGATGCCTTGATGCGCATTTTGCTGGAGCAATTTGAAATCTTCGGCAAAGGCTCGAAAAAAGTGACGACCGAGACCTTCAATACAGTGGCAGATATCGAAGAACCTGGCCGTTTGGCGGACATGATCGCTTCTCATCTATCGCTGAAGTTGCAGGGGAAACAGGAAGTGCTTGAAACTTTCGATATCACGAAACGCCTTGAACTATTGATCAGCCGCCTGCATAACGAGCAGGAAGTGGCAGATATCGAAAAACGCATCAACGACCGCGTGAAAAAAGCGATGGAGCAAACCCAAAAAGAGTTTTATCTCCGCGAACAGATGAAAGCGATCCAAACCGAACTTGGTGACAAGGACGGCAAAGGCGCAGAAGTGGCCGACCTGAAAAAACGTATCGAAGAAGCCGGCATGCCAGAGTCGACCGAGAAGACGGCGTTGAAAGAATTGGACCGTTATGAGAAACTGCCATCCGCTGCGGCGGAAAGCGGCATCATCCGCAATTACATCGAATGGCTTGTAACGATTCCTTGGTCTGAAGCAACAGAAGACCGCTTGGATATCAATTATGCAGAAGAAGTATTGAACCGCGACCATGACGGCCTTGAAACAGTAAAAGAACGCGTACTTGAGTATTTGGCTGTCCAGCAGATGACCAAATCGCTGCGTGGGCCGATTCTTTGCCTTGTCGGGCCTCCGGGCGTCGGGAAAACTTCTCTTGCCCGTTCGATCGCCGATTCACTCGACCGCAATTTCGTCCGCATCTCGCTCGGCGGTGTGCGCGATGAATCCGAGATCCGCGGCCACCGCCGCACGTATGTCGGCGCTATGCCGGGACGCATCATTCAAGGAATGAAAAAAGCAGGCACTGTAAATCCGGTATTCCTGCTTGATGAAATCGATAAAATGTCAAATGACTTCCGCGGCGACCCGTCGTCAGCGATGCTCGAAGTCTTGGACCCGGAACAAAACAATTCCTTCAGCGACCATTACATCGAAGAAAGCTATGACCTATCGAATGTGCTGTTCATCGCGACCGCCAATGATCTCGGATCGATTCCAGGACCATTGCGCGACCGTATGGAAGTTATTTCGATTGCAGGTTATACAGAGCTTGAGAAGAAATTGATCGCCAAAAACCATTTGGCACCAAAACAATTGAAAGAACACGGCTTGACGCCGGAGCAATTGGATTTCCAAGAAGAAGCGTTCGTTTCTATGATCCGCTATTACACGCGGGAAGCCGGCGTGCGCGGGCTGGAACGCCAAATCGCTTCTGTCTGCCGAAAAGTGACGAAGCAAATCGTTTCGAAAGAAAAAGAACAGGTGACGGTCGGCGCGGAAGAAGTCGAGAGCTATCTCGGCAAGAAGAAATTCCGCTACGGCGTGGCTGCAACACAAAACCAGATGTGGGTTGCGACCGGACTTGCATACACCGATGTCGGCGGCGACACCTTGCAGATCGAAGTGTCGTTATCTGCAGGCAAAGGCAAGCTGCAATTGACCGGTAAATTAGGCGATGTCATGAAAGAGTCGGCACAGACGGCGCTATCGTTTGTCCGTGCACAGGCAGAATCGCTTGGCATCGACCCGAATTTCCAGGAAGCACACGATATCCATATCCACGTGCCGGAAGGAGCCGTTCCAAAAGACGGCCCATCCGCCGGTGTGACAATTGCGACAGCGCTCGTTTCAGCACTCACGAAGCGGCCAGTGCGCCGCGACGTCGGCATGACAGGGGAAATCACGCTTCGCGGACGCGTCTTGCCGATTGGCGGACTGAAGGAAAAAACTTTGAGCGCCCACCGTGCAGGATTGAAGACGATCATCGTCCCTGCGGAAAATGAACGCGACCTCGACGATATTCCGGAAACCATCCGTGAAGAATTGGAATTCCACCTCGTCAGCCAAGCAGAACAAGCGCTCGAAATTGCGCTGGAAGGAGCAAAAGAATGAAGGTCCATAAAGTAGAACTGGTGATTAGTGCGGTTCGTCCAGCGCAATACCCCGAAACCGAGCTTCCCGAGTTTGCACTCGCCGGACGCTCGAACGTCGGAAAATCGTCTTTTATCAATAAGCTGATAGGCCGTAAAAGCATGGCGCGTATTTCGTCCAAACCCGGCAAAACGCAAACTTTGAACTTTTACAAGATCGAAGAAGACTTGTTTTTGTCGACGTTCCAGGCTACGGGTACGCAAAGGTATCCAAAACCGAACGCGAAGCATGGGGCAAGATGATCGAGACATACATTACTAGCCGCGAACAATTGCGTGCAGTGGTCCAAATCGTCGACCTGCGCCATCCGCCGAGCAAAGATGACCAGATGATGTATGATTTCATGAAACATTACAATATTCCGTGCATCATCATTGCGACAAAAGCCGACAAGATCCCGAAAGGCAAATGGGACAAGCACAAGAAAATCGTCCGTGAAGGACTTGATATGGAGAAAGGCGATCCATTAATCGTCTTTTCTTCCGAAACTGGGCTCGGCCAAGAAGCCGCCTGGCAGGAAATCGAAAACGCATGTAAATAAGTAGGCAGTTCACCTTACTGGCTTGAAATAAAACAGGGCCCGGAAAATCAATGATTTTCCGGGCCCTGTTTTTTGTTTTGCAAATAGTAACCAGCTGAAATATATGGACGAGATAATTAGATAAGTGGAGTGAGATAGATTGGTTTTGTAGGGTTCGTTTGAGATAGCCGCCTCCCGCTTAGGGCATGCCTCTTGCAATAGGCCGAGAAGAGCACTCGGCTTATTGCATCGGCTCGGCTTTTAGATTTCATTGGATGTTATTTGTGAGGAAGTGTCACTGTTAGTTGTCTTCATCAGCTTGTGGGAACGCTTATTTAGACTTGATAGTTATGAACCTGTGTGGCTATTCAATTTGGATTTACGAAGCTGAACAAAATTCATCACACTTACTTCAATGTGTGATGAATTTCATTTCCTCGCTAAAACTAGAGATGGAGCGGAAGGAGGCGACGCCGGAGGGACTGCGCGGGCTGGCGAGACAAATGTGCCGCGCACTTTGGCACATTGGCTCAACACCCGCCCCTCGGCAAGCGTCCTCCCTGAAGCGCAATCTCCACCACATACATCTCCTACTTAATTTTGATAATATACATATCTTTTTCCTAATTCAACACCATGAAAATCATCATTCATTGTGCATAAGTTCACAGTTAATTCCGACTACGAGCGTTATACTTGTGACACCATAATCGCTTTGCTAGAATTGTAATTAGCTTAAGTTTAGAATGATTATAAAGTGGAGTTTCCACAGCGGAAACCCTTGTACGATAAAGCAAAGTTCAAGTAGGTTCATGCCTTGTTCACAAAATCGCAGGCATAATCTGATGGAAAAGTGGTATACTTAGGGAAATGAAATATTGAACGCGAAAGGTGTTTTAAGCCCATGCATACACTCGTAGTCGGGGTCAACTACCGTTCAGCGCCTGTATCGATCCGTGAGAAGCTATCGTTCATCGAAAGCGAGCTTCCACAAGCGATGCAAGCCCTGCAACAACAAAAAAGCATATTGGAGAACGTCATCGTATCGACATGCAACCGTACGGAGATCTATGCCGTCGTGGACCAACTGCATACCGGGCGTTTTTACGTGAAGCAATTTTTGGCTTCCTATTTCGACATTCCGATGGAGCAGTTCTCCCAGTATTTATTCCTTCATGAACAGGACGAAGCAATTGATCATTTGTTCCGTGTCACTGCCGGAATCGATTCGATGGTCCTTGGCGAGACGCAGATCCTCGGGCAAGTGAAATCGAGTTTCCTCGCAGGCCAGGAAATCGGCACAACGGGAACCGTCTTCAATCAATTGTTCAAGCAAGCGGTGACGCTGGCGAAACGTGCGCATAGCGAAACAGCGATTGGCGAGAATGCCGTATCGGTTTCCTACGCAGCGGTCGAGCTTGGCAAGAAAATCTTCGGTTCATTGAAGAACAAGCATGTCGTCATTCTCGGGGCAGGGAAGATGGGCGAACTCGCCATCAAGAACCTGCAAGGAAGCGGAGCGGACCGCATCACGGTCATCAACCGCACATTCGAGAAAGCGGAAGTGCTCGCCGGTAAATTCGGCGGCACGGCGAAACCTTTGAATCAATTGCAATGCGCCTTACTGGAAGCGGACATCCTGATTTCTTCTACTGGCTCGACTGATTTTGTCATCGACCTCGAATTGATGCAGTTTGTCGAGAAGCTGAGAAAAGGCAAGCCATTGTTCATGGTCGATATCGCGGTACCGCGCGATATGGATCCGCGCATCGGCGATCTTCAGAACGTCTTCCTATATGATATTGATGATATGCAGGGCATTGTCGAAGCGAATCTCGCTGAACGTGAACGTGCGGCGAAACAAATCACCGGCATGATCGAGCAAGAAGCAGAGCAGTTCAACGACTGGCTTGGTACGCTCGGCGTCGTTCCGGTCATTTCCGCACTGCGTGAAAAAGCGCTTGGCATCCAGGCGGAAACGATGGAAAGTATCGAGAACAAAATGCCGGATTTGACGGATCGCGAGAAGAAGATCCTCAACAAGCACACGAAATCGATCATCAACCAATTATTGAAAGAGCCGATTTTGCAGGCCAAGGAAATGGGTACGGCCAAGAAATCACGCGAACAGCTTGAATTGTTCATGCAGATTTTCGGCATTGAAGATGAAGTCGAAGAACAGCGTGAAAAACAAGCGCTTGCGACGCGCCAAAAAGCGGAGCGTGCACGCCTTGAAAAGCAACAGGAAGCACTGCAAGGACAAGAAAATCCAGGCTATACTGTATAAAAGCATTTCCAATTGGCGTGGATTTTCATCTCCATCGCCGTAAATGACCCAACTGGGCCGCGAAAGCGGGATAGAGCTATCTTATAATGAGGCGTTTTCGAATCTATATGTTAAAATGTAGAGGCGAAACGCCTTTAATTATGGAAACGAAGGGGAATAGGATGGCTGATATAACAATGGCAAGGCTGCATGAAGCTATGGTTATACTATATGCTATCAGCCTTGTCTTTTATTTTGTCGATTATTTATATACTACGAAAAAAGCCATCCGGATCGCCATGTCACTTCTTGGGGCCGTGTGGTTATTGCAGACCGTGTTCCTGGTGCTCTATATCATCGAGACGCAGCGCTTCCCGGTACTGACTTTGTTTGAAGGCATTTATTTCTATGCGTGGCTATTGGTTACGCTATCGCTCGTCTTGCGGATTTTCTATCGCTTCGACTTTGCGGTATTTTTGATCAATATCATCGGATTCATCTTTATGGTTATCCATACTTTTGCGCCGGTCCAGATCGAACGGTCGCCGGTCGGGGAAGCTTTGGTGTCGGAGTTGTTGTTCATCCACATCACGTTCGCCATCCTGTCTTATGCCGCATTTTCTCTGTCGTTCGTCTTTTCCGCGCTTCACTTGCTGTTGTACAGGCTGTTGAAGCAGAAAAAATGGACGAAGCAATGGAGCAGCTTGCCGTCACTCGGGCAGACCGAACAGGGCATGACCATTTCCATCCTGGTCGGGATCCCGATGTTGTTCGTCTCTCTCGTTCTCGGCTTCCAATGGGCAGTGGTATCATTGGAGGAATTTTCCATTTTAGATGTAAAAATTGTGGGTTCGTTCATCCTGTTGATTGTCTATAGCTTCATTCTATGGCGTCACCGGCGGGGCAACTTGAATGGCATGAATTATGCCTGGGCCCATTTGTATGCATTTTTGTTATTGCTGCTTAATTTCTTTTTCGGCAGCCGTTTATCGGAATTTCATTTTTGGTATTAATAGAAAGGTAGGATTCAGTTGAGAAAAATCATTGTAGGGTCAAGAAGAAGCAAGCTTGCGTTGACGCAAACCAACCAATTCATCGAGAAAATGAAAGCGGCAGGTGCGCCGTTTGAATTCGAGATCAAGGAAATCGTCACAAAAGGCGACCGCATCCTGGATGTCCAATTGTCGAAAGTAGGAGGCAAAGGGCTATTCGTGAAAGAAATCGAGCAGGCGCTTTATGCCAAGGAAATCGATTTTGCCGTCCACAGCATGAAAGACATGCCAGCTGTTCTTCCCGAAGGTTTTGTCATCGGCTGTATCCCGGACCGTGAAGACCCGCGCGATGCATTCATCGCGAATGATCATGTGAAATTGATGGATTTGCCAGTTGGCGCTGTCGTCGGCACAAGCAGCTTGCGCCGAAGCTCGCAGCTTCTTTTACTGCGCCCGGACCTTGATGTCCAGTGGATCCGCGGAAATATCGATACACGCCTCGCGAAGCTCCATGCAGGAGATTTCGATGCCATCATCCTGGCAGCAGCCGGATTGAAACGCATGGGCTGGGGCGATGACATCGTCACTGAATTCATGACGACAGAAGACTGCCTGCCGGCAATCGGCCAAGGCGCACTAGCCATCGAATGCCGCGAAGACGACGAAGAGCTTCTGGCGGAACTTGCGAAAGTGAACGATAAAGAAACAGAGCTTGCCGTCACGGCGGAACGTAAATTCCTGAAAGACATGAACGGCAGCTGCCAAGTGCCGATTGCGGGATACGCGACGGTTTCAGGTGATGAAATTTCGTTCACAGGATTAATCTCAGCCCAGAAGGCGACCAAGTGTATAAAGAATCAGCGGCTGGAAAAGACCCGATTGAAGCGGGCCGCATCGTAGCTGAAAAAACGAGTGCACACGGCGGATATGATTTGATCCAGCGTGTCATCGCAGAAAGCAATGTGTAAGAAAAAACCGGTCATCATTTTTACCGGCAGCCGGCTACCGAAAGAAGCGGCAGAGCTGGCACAGCAAAACGGGGCGCAAGTGGAATATTTTCCGCTGATCGAAACGGTGTTGCGAAACACATATGCGCCTGATTTCGAACGTTACGGCTGGCTTATTTTCACGAGCCGCAATAGCGCACAAGCATTTTGCAAGCTGCGTCCCGAAATTCATGCAAAAATAGCGGCTGTCGGCGATAAGACCGCTGAAATGCTTGAAGAACACGGCTATACGGTCGACTTCATCCCATCAACGTTCAGTGCCGATGTCTTTGTCCAGGAATTTCCGGACATCGCCGGCAAGGAACGCTGTTTGCTTGTCCGGGGGGCTCTCGCCAAAGACACCATTTTGTCGATGCCTCTTGCGATCGATGAATGGACCGTCTACGATACCGTCAAAAAGCACAGCAACGCACAAGCGCTCGCCGGGATGTCCGATGTCACGATTATTTTCGCCAGCCCTTCGGCAGTTTCCGCTTATACGGAAGCGGGCGGGAATTTCAAGAACATCAAGACTGCCGCGATTGGGCATATTACTGAACGAGCCATTACGGAAGCAGGGGGAGAGGTCGATTTCCGCCCTGAAACCTATACCTATTTTGAAATCATCCAGACAATAGCGAAAGGAAGTTGCAACTTATGAAAGACTTGAAATTCGATCGCCACCGCCGTTTGCGCGGTTCAGCGAATCTTCGTGCAATGGTCCGTGAAACTTCTATTCAAAAAGAGGATTTCATTTACCCAATATTTGTCGTGGAAGGCGAAAACTATAAAAAAGAAATTTCTTCGATGCCAGGAGTCTACCATTATTCAATTGACCGCCTTGGCGAAGAATTGGACGAAGTGGTCGAGCTCGGCATCCCGTCCGTCATTCTTTTCGGTGTTCCAAAAGATAAAGACCCAGTCGGTTCGCAAGCTTATCATGACCACGCGATCACGCAAGAAGCGATCCGTTTTGCCAAACAGCGCCATCCGGAACTCGTTGTCATTGCCGATACATGCCTGTGCCAATATACAGACCATGGCCATTGCGGCGTCATCGAAGACGGCGTCATCTTGAACGATGAATCGCTCGACCTGTTGGCGCGTACAGCAGTATCCCAAGCGAAAGCCGGGGCAGACATCATTGCGCCATCGAACATGATGGACGGGTTTGTCGCAGCGATCCGCTACGGTCTTGATGAAGCAGGATTCAGCCATATTCCAATCATGTCATACGGCGTGAAATATGCTTCCGCTTATTACGGCCCATTCCGCGAAGCGGCACACTCAACGCCTCAATTCGGCGACCGCAAAACCTACCAAATGGACCCGGCAAACCGCATGGAAGCACTGCGCGAAGCATCATCCGATGTTAATGAAGGCGCAGATTTCATGATCGTCAAACCGGCCTTGTCTTATCTTGATATTATCCGCGAAGTTCGCGATAACTTTGACATCCCGATCGTCGCTTACAATGTTTCGGGCGAATACGCGATGGTTAAAGCAGCCGCGCAAAACGGCTGGGTCGATGAAGAAAAAATCGTCCTTGAAACTTTACTCAGCATGAAACGTGCTGGGGCAGATATTCTGATGTCGTACCACGCAAAAGACGCGGTACGCTGGCTGGAGGGAAAATAATATGGGATACGAACACTCTAAACAAGCATTCGAAGAAGCAAAACCACTGATGCCAGGCGGCGTCAACAGCCCGGTGCGCGCCTTTAAATCGGTCAATATGGAACCGATTTTTATGCAATCCGGCAGCGGAGCAACCATTACGGACATCGACGGTAACACGTATATCGATTACGTCTTGTCTTGGGGCCCGCTGATTCTGGGCCATGCCCATCCTGAAGTGGTGAAAGCCATCCAGGAACAGGCAACACTTGGCACTTCATTTGGCGCACCGACGATCCTTGAAAACGATATGGCAAAACTCGTCCAAGAGCGCGTGCCATCAATTGAAATGGTCCGTATGGTATCGTCCGGTACAGAAGCGACGATGAGCGCACTTCGCGTAGCGCGGCTATACAGGACGCAACAAGATCCTGAAATTTGAAGGCTGTTACCACGGCCACGGCGATAGCCTGTTGATCAAAGCGGGATCTGGCGTTGCGACACTCGGCTTGCCGGACTCACCAGGCGTTCCGGAATCAGTGGCGAGAAACACGATCACGGTTCCTTATAATGATTTGGAAAGTGTGCGCCTTGCGTTTCAGGAATTCGGCGATGACTTGGCGGCAGTGATCGTCGAGCCGGTTGCCGGCAATATGGGCGTCGTGCCGCCAGCTGAAGGATTCCTTCAAGAGCTGCGCAACTTAACGCATGAAAACGGAACGGTCTTGATCTTCGATGAAGTCATGACTGGCTTCCGCGTCGGCTATAATTGTGCACAGGGCCATTACAGCGTCACGCCGGACATGACATGCCTCGGCAAAGTCATCGGTGGCGGTTTGCCTGTCGGCGCATTCGGCGGCAAGCGTGAAATCATGGAACAAGTCGCACCAAGCGGCTCGATCTACCAGGCGGGCACATTGTCCGGAAACCCGCTCGCGATGCGTGCAGGCTTTGAGACTTTGTCGCGGTTGAACGAAGCAAGCTACGAAACATTCGTTGAACGCGCAGACCAGCTGGAAAAAGGTTTCCGCGAAGCGGCTGAAAAATACAATATTCCGCACACGGTCAACCGTGCAGGCTCGATGATCGGTTTCTTCTTCACAGATCAGGAAGTGACGAACTTCGAGACAGCTTCCAGTTCCGACCTCGAATTGTTTGCGGATTATTACCGCTTGATGGCGGAAGAAGGCATTTTCCTGCCGCCATCCCAGTTTGAAGGCATGTTCTTATCGACTGCCCATACACCTGAACATATCGAACGCACCGTCCAAGCATTCCATAATGTGTTTGCAAAACTGGCGAGATAACTGAAATGAACCGTCCTTGAAGGCCAGTTTGACTGGCTTTTGGGGGCGGTTTTTGTAGTTGAGTTAAATTTTAATCATGGCTTGTGCATTAATAATAGAGAGTGTGGGGTTTGGAGATTACGCTTCAGGGGCACGCTTTCCGGAGGGCTCGCATTGAGCCGCTTCGTCACTACGTTCCTGCAGGGTCTCAATTGTCTCGCTATTCCTCCAGGAGTCGGCCCCTTCCGCTCCATCTCTGTATGTAAAATAAAC includes these proteins:
- a CDS encoding uroporphyrinogen-III synthase, with amino-acid sequence MCKKKPVIIFTGSRLPKEAAELAQQNGAQVEYFPLIETVLRNTYAPDFERYGWLIFTSRNSAQAFCKLRPEIHAKIAAVGDKTAEMLEEHGYTVDFIPSTFSADVFVQEFPDIAGKERCLLVRGALAKDTILSMPLAIDEWTVYDTVKKHSNAQALAGMSDVTIIFASPSAVSAYTEAGGNFKNIKTAAIGHITERAITEAGGEVDFRPETYTYFEIIQTIAKGSCNL
- the hemB gene encoding porphobilinogen synthase, yielding MKDLKFDRHRRLRGSANLRAMVRETSIQKEDFIYPIFVVEGENYKKEISSMPGVYHYSIDRLGEELDEVVELGIPSVILFGVPKDKDPVGSQAYHDHAITQEAIRFAKQRHPELVVIADTCLCQYTDHGHCGVIEDGVILNDESLDLLARTAVSQAKAGADIIAPSNMMDGFVAAIRYGLDEAGFSHIPIMSYGVKYASAYYGPFREAAHSTPQFGDRKTYQMDPANRMEALREASSDVNEGADFMIVKPALSYLDIIREVRDNFDIPIVAYNVSGEYAMVKAAAQNGWVDEEKIVLETLLSMKRAGADILMSYHAKDAVRWLEGK